One part of the Sporosarcina ureae genome encodes these proteins:
- a CDS encoding dicarboxylate/amino acid:cation symporter — MKFKLGLIWRILIAIALAIGLGLLLPTIHEGFAHWFVRLAATFNMLFGGFLNFVVPLIIIAFIAPSIAKLGAGSGKLLGMSAAFAYGSTIIAGLLAYLAATNILPNFIQPTTNTDIAEGAREAGVAFFEMEMDPMMGIMTALLMAFLLGIGMAAIKGKTMLSFFDEFNLIIDKVISVVIIPLLPFHIFGIFLNMTYTGEVANVLSVFVFVFIMIIALHLIMLTFQYTVAGTLNKRNPFMLMKTMLPAYLTAIGTQSSAATIPVTLRQAKKTGASERVTNFAVPLFATIHLSGSTITIVSCSIGVMLMNGFDVSFGAYLQFIFMLGVTMIAAPGVPGGAVVAATGLLTTMLGFTDGMVALMIALYLAQDSFGTATNVTGDGALAMIVDRFTKKV; from the coding sequence GTGAAGTTTAAATTAGGGCTTATTTGGCGAATTTTGATTGCCATTGCCCTGGCAATTGGACTAGGCTTGTTATTGCCGACGATCCATGAAGGATTTGCGCATTGGTTCGTTCGTTTAGCAGCCACATTTAATATGTTATTCGGTGGATTCTTGAACTTTGTAGTTCCACTGATCATCATCGCGTTTATCGCACCAAGTATTGCAAAGCTCGGGGCAGGTTCAGGCAAACTACTAGGCATGTCTGCTGCGTTTGCTTATGGCTCTACAATTATCGCTGGTTTGCTTGCTTATTTAGCAGCAACGAATATTTTACCGAACTTTATTCAACCAACGACTAATACGGACATTGCAGAGGGCGCACGTGAAGCTGGAGTCGCATTCTTTGAAATGGAAATGGATCCAATGATGGGTATTATGACAGCGTTACTGATGGCATTCTTACTTGGAATTGGGATGGCAGCGATTAAAGGTAAGACGATGTTATCATTTTTTGATGAGTTTAATTTGATTATTGATAAGGTTATTTCCGTTGTAATCATACCATTACTACCATTCCATATTTTCGGGATTTTCCTGAATATGACGTATACAGGGGAAGTAGCAAACGTGCTTTCTGTCTTCGTATTCGTTTTCATTATGATTATTGCACTTCATTTGATCATGCTGACTTTCCAATACACAGTGGCGGGAACATTGAACAAACGTAATCCGTTTATGTTAATGAAAACGATGCTACCTGCGTATTTAACAGCCATCGGAACTCAGTCTTCTGCTGCAACGATTCCGGTTACGCTACGCCAGGCGAAAAAGACAGGTGCTTCAGAACGCGTAACGAACTTCGCGGTTCCGTTATTCGCAACGATTCACCTGTCAGGTAGTACAATTACCATCGTCTCTTGTTCAATCGGGGTTATGCTGATGAACGGGTTCGACGTTAGCTTTGGTGCGTACTTGCAATTCATCTTTATGCTAGGTGTTACAATGATCGCAGCTCCGGGAGTACCGGGTGGTGCAGTCGTTGCCGCAACTGGACTTCTGACGACTATGCTTGGATTCACCGACGGCATGGTAGCATTAATGATCGCATTATACCTAGCACAAGATAGCTTCGGAACAGCAACAAACGTAACAGGCGACGGCGCACTTGCAATGATCGTCGACCGCTTCACTAAAAAAGTATAG
- a CDS encoding MetQ/NlpA family ABC transporter substrate-binding protein, with protein sequence MKKFLFGLFAAVLVLALAACGTKDDSKDGAAPDVDEAEKGEKTTLTVGASNTPHAVILEEAKPLLAEKGYDLVIESYTDYVLPNKDLDEGELDANYFQHIPYLESQIADFGYDFVNAGAIHIEPIGVYSKKYDSLEELPEGATILISNSVADHGRVLAMLEEKGLIKLADDVEKVKAEVGDIVENPKDLKFDANYEAALMPQLYANDEGDALLINSNFAIDAGLNPMEDSIALEDKESPYVNVIAVNSGDEDSDAIKALVEVLTSEQIQNFILDEWSGSVVPVQ encoded by the coding sequence ATGAAGAAATTTTTATTCGGTTTATTCGCAGCAGTATTAGTGCTTGCACTGGCAGCATGCGGAACGAAAGACGATAGCAAGGACGGGGCAGCACCAGATGTGGACGAGGCTGAAAAAGGCGAGAAAACAACATTGACAGTAGGGGCGTCTAACACGCCACACGCAGTCATTTTGGAAGAAGCAAAGCCATTACTAGCTGAAAAGGGCTATGATTTAGTAATTGAAAGTTACACAGATTATGTACTTCCCAATAAAGATTTGGATGAAGGTGAATTGGATGCGAACTACTTCCAACACATTCCATACTTAGAAAGTCAGATTGCTGATTTCGGTTATGATTTCGTCAATGCTGGTGCAATCCACATCGAGCCAATCGGTGTGTACTCTAAGAAATATGATTCACTTGAAGAACTTCCTGAAGGTGCTACAATCTTGATCAGTAACTCGGTTGCAGATCACGGACGTGTACTGGCTATGCTTGAGGAAAAAGGCTTGATTAAGTTGGCTGACGACGTAGAAAAAGTGAAAGCAGAAGTAGGAGATATCGTAGAAAATCCGAAAGATCTAAAGTTTGATGCGAACTACGAAGCAGCATTAATGCCTCAGTTGTATGCGAATGATGAAGGCGATGCATTGTTGATCAACTCGAACTTTGCAATCGACGCTGGTTTAAATCCAATGGAAGATTCTATTGCGCTAGAAGATAAAGAGTCTCCTTATGTTAACGTAATTGCTGTTAATAGCGGTGACGAAGACAGTGATGCAATCAAAGCTTTGGTCGAAGTATTGACTTCAGAACAAATCCAAAACTTCATTTTAGACGAATGGTCTGGATCAGTCGTTCCAGTACAATAA
- a CDS encoding methionine ABC transporter permease yields MIEQWFPNVDWDKMWLATGETLYMSAYSTFFTFVFGIALGLILFLTSPGQLWANKMINVITGAFVNIFRSIPFIILIILLIPFTKLLFDSMRGPNAALPALIIGAAPFYGRMVLIALQEIDKGVIEAARSMGAKTSTIIFKVLLPESMPALVSGITVTSIALVGYTAMAGVIGAGGLGTLAYLEGFQRSREDVTIMATILVLVVVFIIQIIGDLIVKRLDKR; encoded by the coding sequence ATGATTGAGCAATGGTTCCCGAATGTTGACTGGGACAAAATGTGGCTTGCGACAGGCGAGACGCTCTATATGTCCGCATACTCGACATTCTTTACGTTCGTTTTTGGTATCGCACTTGGACTTATATTGTTTTTGACTAGCCCAGGACAATTATGGGCTAATAAAATGATTAACGTTATTACTGGCGCGTTCGTGAATATATTCCGATCAATTCCATTCATCATTTTAATTATTTTACTTATCCCATTTACAAAGTTATTGTTTGACAGCATGCGTGGACCGAATGCGGCATTGCCTGCGTTAATCATCGGGGCGGCTCCATTTTACGGACGCATGGTATTGATCGCGTTGCAGGAAATCGATAAAGGGGTTATCGAAGCAGCTCGCTCAATGGGTGCCAAAACATCCACTATTATTTTCAAGGTCTTGTTGCCTGAATCGATGCCAGCATTGGTTTCTGGAATTACGGTGACATCTATTGCACTTGTCGGCTATACGGCGATGGCAGGGGTCATTGGTGCTGGAGGGCTCGGTACACTTGCGTATTTAGAAGGGTTCCAGCGTAGCAGGGAAGACGTTACGATCATGGCAACGATTTTAGTATTGGTTGTCGTATTCATCATCCAAATTATTGGTGATCTCATTGTAAAACGTTTGGACAAACGGTAA
- a CDS encoding methionine ABC transporter ATP-binding protein — translation MIQLANVHKRFQLNRSEIVAVDDVTFDIEEGEIFGVIGYSGAGKSTLIRLLNGLETPTSGSIKINEQEMTTLKGAGLRNARQKISMIFQHFNLLWSRTVEENIMFPLEIAGVKKSARKQKVKELIDLVGLTGREKAYPSQLSGGQKQRVGIARALANDPEVLLCDEATSALDPETTNAILDLLTDINERLGLTIVLITHEMHVIRKICNRVAVMEAGKVMEIGNVLDVFQSPQADITKRFISQVTDTGDTDAAMAHLQEEVPQGKLVKLAFIGERTEQPVLAELIRKFPIDVNIVQGNISTTRDGAYGTLVLQLVGDTAIIDEAIVFLDANEVKTEVLLHD, via the coding sequence ATGATTCAACTAGCAAACGTTCATAAAAGGTTCCAATTGAACCGTTCAGAAATTGTCGCAGTAGATGATGTGACATTTGACATCGAAGAAGGAGAAATTTTCGGCGTCATCGGATACAGCGGAGCAGGTAAAAGTACATTGATCAGACTACTGAATGGTCTTGAAACTCCGACGTCCGGTAGTATTAAGATTAATGAACAGGAAATGACGACGTTAAAAGGTGCAGGCTTGCGCAATGCGCGACAGAAAATCAGCATGATCTTTCAACACTTTAATTTGTTGTGGTCGAGAACGGTAGAAGAGAATATCATGTTTCCTCTTGAAATCGCTGGCGTGAAGAAATCGGCACGCAAGCAAAAAGTCAAAGAACTAATTGATTTAGTTGGATTGACAGGACGCGAAAAGGCGTATCCATCACAACTTTCAGGCGGTCAGAAGCAACGTGTCGGTATTGCACGTGCCCTTGCAAATGATCCGGAAGTATTGCTTTGTGATGAAGCGACATCCGCACTCGATCCAGAAACAACGAATGCTATTCTGGATTTATTAACGGATATTAATGAACGTCTTGGACTGACAATTGTTTTGATTACGCATGAAATGCATGTCATTCGTAAGATCTGTAATCGGGTGGCGGTCATGGAAGCCGGAAAAGTGATGGAAATCGGTAACGTGTTGGACGTTTTCCAATCTCCACAGGCTGATATTACGAAGCGTTTCATTTCACAAGTGACAGATACTGGTGATACGGATGCAGCGATGGCTCATTTACAAGAAGAAGTACCTCAAGGGAAGCTAGTGAAGTTAGCCTTCATTGGAGAGCGTACGGAACAGCCAGTGCTTGCTGAGTTAATCCGTAAATTTCCAATTGACGTCAACATCGTACAAGGGAATATTTCGACTACGCGTGACGGCGCATATGGCACATTAGTACTTCAATTGGTAGGCGATACAGCGATCATTGATGAAGCAATCGTCTTCTTAGATGCCAATGAAGTAAAGACGGAGGTGCTGCTACATGATTGA
- a CDS encoding thioredoxin family protein encodes MNNWSIEDWKHAKAAEQIAAFYLFTPMCGTCAVASKMLTVIEAMRPELPIGKADLNYVQDIAIEYEVESVPCLLIQRKGEPIEKIYAFQSVPYLLEKLS; translated from the coding sequence ATGAATAATTGGTCAATCGAAGACTGGAAACATGCAAAGGCGGCGGAGCAAATAGCCGCTTTTTATTTATTTACACCTATGTGTGGTACCTGTGCAGTCGCTTCGAAAATGTTAACGGTAATAGAAGCGATGCGACCGGAATTGCCCATTGGAAAAGCGGATTTGAATTACGTCCAGGATATTGCAATCGAATATGAAGTAGAGAGCGTTCCTTGTTTGCTCATTCAACGAAAAGGCGAGCCGATAGAAAAAATTTACGCTTTTCAATCTGTACCTTATCTACTGGAGAAGCTCAGTTGA
- a CDS encoding toprim domain-containing protein, producing the protein MDLKVLIVEGGSDRKRLVPILAEPVEILCTNGTISAYHIEELLEPYEQHEIFIFLDADASGESIRKLFKQLYPGARHLYTDRLYREVETTPIKLLASILAAANFKVHPKFLAGGTHE; encoded by the coding sequence ATGGACCTGAAAGTTCTCATTGTAGAAGGCGGTTCGGATCGTAAGCGGTTAGTGCCGATCCTTGCAGAGCCTGTAGAGATTCTTTGTACGAATGGTACCATCAGTGCGTACCACATCGAAGAACTGCTTGAGCCGTACGAGCAACATGAAATCTTCATATTTTTGGATGCGGACGCGTCGGGTGAATCGATTCGTAAGCTGTTCAAACAACTGTATCCGGGAGCTAGACACCTATACACGGATCGTCTCTATCGTGAAGTGGAGACGACGCCTATCAAGCTATTGGCCAGCATTTTAGCTGCCGCCAATTTTAAAGTACATCCTAAATTTTTGGCAGGTGGAACACATGAATAA
- the gcvH gene encoding glycine cleavage system protein GcvH, with product MSTPKDLRYSEEHEWVKEEDGKYRIGITHFAQSELGDIVFVELPQVGDQLKSDEPFGSVESVKTVSELYAPLTGKVVEVNENLEDSPELVNESPYEGAWMVVVEIDDKAELDALMTAEQYEEMTAE from the coding sequence ATGAGCACACCAAAAGATTTACGTTATTCAGAAGAGCACGAATGGGTAAAAGAAGAAGACGGTAAATACCGTATCGGAATCACACATTTTGCACAGTCTGAACTAGGGGATATCGTATTCGTTGAACTCCCACAAGTTGGCGATCAATTGAAATCTGACGAGCCTTTCGGAAGCGTTGAATCAGTGAAAACTGTTTCTGAATTGTATGCTCCACTAACTGGTAAAGTTGTAGAAGTGAACGAAAACCTTGAAGACAGCCCTGAATTGGTTAACGAATCTCCATACGAAGGTGCATGGATGGTTGTAGTTGAAATCGATGACAAAGCTGAATTGGATGCGTTAATGACAGCTGAACAATACGAAGAAATGACAGCTGAATAA
- a CDS encoding arsenate reductase family protein encodes MTITYYGYPKCTTCRKAKKWLENEGISFEEHNIAEQPPSEDDLRSMIANSGLEMKKFFNTSGMKYRELNLKDKLPTMTDDEKIALLASDGMLIKRPLVSDNQKVTVGFNETTFAETWKK; translated from the coding sequence ATGACTATCACATACTACGGCTATCCGAAATGTACCACATGCCGCAAAGCGAAGAAATGGCTCGAGAACGAGGGGATTTCATTCGAAGAACACAACATCGCCGAACAACCACCGAGCGAAGACGACCTTCGTAGCATGATCGCAAACTCCGGGCTCGAAATGAAGAAGTTCTTCAACACAAGCGGCATGAAATATCGCGAGCTCAATTTGAAAGACAAACTACCTACCATGACAGACGACGAAAAGATCGCACTGCTCGCTTCAGACGGAATGCTCATCAAACGTCCACTCGTGTCGGACAACCAAAAAGTGACCGTTGGTTTCAATGAAACAACATTCGCAGAAACATGGAAGAAATGA
- a CDS encoding acyl-CoA dehydrogenase family protein, which translates to MTKAMEGTTMTEFVKGGAFLTEDMDASRVFTPEDFTDEQKMIAKTTEEYVKNDVTPLIEKLENHEFENSVTLLKKAGDLGLLAADIPEEYEGLALDKISSALIAEKLSVAGGFSITHGAHVGIGTLPIVLFGNHEQKMKYLPNSASGAKISAYALTEPSSGSDALGAKTTAKLNAAGTHYVLNGEKQWITNSAFADVFVVYAKVDGDKFTAFIVEKEYPGVSVGPEEKKMGIKSSSTRTLILEDAEVPVENLLGEIGRGHVIAFNILNIGRYKLGVGTIGGSKRALELAIKYANQRKQFDTPISSFNLTKEKFGTMASMLYATESLIYRTVGYFEERNAAMSPEEQKDGAKVAASIAEYAIECSINKVVGSEVLDYISDEAVQIHGGYGFMAEYEVERIYRDSRINRIFEGTNEINRMIVPGTFLKKAMKGELPLLQQAQALQEELLMLMPEEVGDEALAQEKALVKNAKKIGILVAGLAAQRYGTKLDQEQEILVNIADIANDLFGMESALLRTEKAINKNGEEKENQKLLYTQIFCQEAFGRIEAAAKETLLAAVDGDNQRMMISALRKLTRNNPYNLIAKKREAAEKLIEAEKYIV; encoded by the coding sequence ATGACTAAAGCTATGGAGGGAACTACTATGACTGAATTCGTAAAAGGTGGCGCATTTTTAACTGAGGATATGGACGCAAGTCGCGTATTTACACCAGAGGACTTCACAGATGAGCAAAAGATGATTGCCAAAACAACGGAAGAGTACGTAAAAAACGACGTAACACCGTTAATTGAAAAGCTAGAGAACCATGAATTTGAAAACTCTGTAACATTGCTGAAGAAAGCTGGAGATCTAGGTCTTCTAGCAGCAGATATTCCAGAAGAGTATGAGGGACTTGCACTAGATAAGATTTCATCTGCATTGATTGCGGAGAAATTATCAGTGGCAGGCGGCTTCTCAATCACTCACGGAGCGCACGTAGGGATCGGTACATTACCGATCGTTCTATTCGGTAACCATGAACAAAAAATGAAGTACTTGCCAAACTCCGCAAGTGGAGCGAAAATTTCCGCTTATGCATTGACAGAGCCAAGCTCAGGATCAGACGCATTAGGCGCGAAGACCACTGCTAAATTAAACGCTGCAGGTACACACTATGTACTGAACGGTGAAAAACAGTGGATCACAAACTCTGCATTTGCTGATGTATTCGTAGTCTACGCAAAAGTAGATGGCGACAAGTTCACAGCGTTTATCGTAGAAAAAGAATATCCAGGCGTTTCAGTAGGACCCGAAGAGAAGAAAATGGGTATCAAATCATCTTCTACACGTACGTTGATTCTAGAAGACGCAGAAGTACCTGTTGAAAACTTATTAGGTGAAATTGGTCGCGGACACGTGATCGCGTTCAACATTCTAAACATCGGTCGGTACAAGCTTGGAGTAGGTACAATCGGCGGATCGAAGCGTGCACTTGAATTGGCTATCAAATATGCGAATCAGCGTAAGCAGTTCGACACACCGATTTCTTCATTCAACTTAACGAAAGAAAAATTCGGTACGATGGCTTCTATGTTGTACGCAACAGAAAGCTTGATCTATCGTACAGTTGGATACTTCGAAGAGCGTAACGCGGCGATGAGCCCTGAAGAGCAAAAAGACGGCGCAAAAGTGGCGGCTTCCATTGCTGAATACGCAATTGAATGTTCTATCAATAAAGTAGTAGGTTCAGAAGTGTTGGATTACATCTCTGACGAAGCGGTTCAAATCCACGGCGGTTACGGCTTCATGGCTGAGTACGAAGTAGAGCGTATCTACCGCGACTCACGTATTAACCGTATTTTCGAAGGAACGAATGAAATCAACCGAATGATCGTTCCAGGCACATTCTTGAAGAAAGCAATGAAAGGCGAATTGCCATTGCTTCAACAAGCACAAGCATTGCAAGAAGAGTTGTTAATGCTTATGCCGGAAGAAGTGGGCGACGAAGCATTGGCTCAAGAGAAGGCGCTTGTGAAGAACGCGAAGAAAATCGGCATCTTGGTTGCAGGACTTGCAGCACAGCGTTATGGCACGAAGTTGGATCAAGAGCAAGAGATTCTTGTGAACATCGCAGATATTGCGAATGATCTATTCGGTATGGAGTCTGCATTGCTTCGTACGGAGAAGGCGATCAACAAGAACGGCGAAGAGAAAGAGAACCAGAAGCTTCTTTATACACAGATCTTCTGTCAAGAAGCGTTCGGACGTATCGAAGCGGCAGCAAAAGAGACATTGCTTGCAGCAGTAGACGGCGACAACCAGCGCATGATGATTTCGGCGTTGCGTAAGTTGACTCGTAACAATCCGTATAACTTGATTGCGAAGAAGCGTGAAGCGGCTGAGAAGCTGATCGAAGCAGAGAAGTATATCGTATAA
- a CDS encoding acetyl-CoA C-acetyltransferase: MREAVIVAGARTPIGKAGRGSLATVRPDDLGALTIKETLKRAGNYDGPIDDLIIGCAMPEAEQGMNVARNIGALAGLPDTTPAVTVNRFCSSGLQSIAYAAERIMLGHSEAVLAGGVESMSMVPMMGNTIRPNFKLAEEAPEYYMGMGHTAEQVAQKYGISREDQDAFAVESHKRTEAAIKENKFVDEIVPVEVTKRFVDADGKYQEKTVLFEMDEGVRPGTTTEVLGKLRPAFAAKGSVTAGNASQTSDGAGMVLLMDREVAEQRGLKPMAKFLSFAVGGVPPEVMGIGPIVAVPKALKLAGLSIEDIDLFELNEAFASQSLAVIRELGLDTDKVNVNGGAISSGHPLGATGTILTLKLINELKRQGKKYGVVTMCIGGGMGAAGVFEVL; this comes from the coding sequence ATGCGCGAAGCAGTAATTGTAGCCGGTGCTCGAACACCGATTGGAAAAGCAGGAAGAGGTTCTTTGGCAACTGTCCGTCCGGATGATCTTGGGGCGTTGACTATAAAGGAAACATTGAAACGTGCAGGGAATTATGATGGACCGATCGATGATTTAATCATCGGTTGTGCCATGCCTGAAGCGGAACAAGGAATGAACGTAGCGCGTAATATTGGCGCATTGGCAGGGTTACCGGATACGACACCAGCCGTAACGGTCAACCGCTTTTGTTCATCTGGCTTACAGTCGATCGCCTATGCAGCAGAGCGAATCATGCTCGGTCACTCAGAAGCTGTCTTAGCAGGTGGCGTTGAATCGATGAGTATGGTTCCGATGATGGGAAACACGATTCGTCCAAACTTTAAATTAGCAGAAGAAGCGCCTGAATATTATATGGGAATGGGACATACAGCCGAGCAAGTGGCGCAAAAGTATGGTATCTCACGTGAAGATCAGGACGCGTTCGCAGTCGAATCACATAAACGTACGGAAGCGGCAATCAAAGAAAATAAATTTGTTGATGAGATTGTACCTGTTGAAGTAACGAAGCGTTTTGTCGATGCAGACGGCAAGTATCAGGAAAAGACGGTTTTATTCGAAATGGATGAAGGCGTGCGTCCTGGCACGACGACGGAAGTACTGGGGAAATTACGTCCGGCATTCGCAGCGAAAGGTTCCGTAACAGCTGGTAACGCGTCACAAACATCTGACGGTGCAGGAATGGTCTTATTAATGGATCGAGAAGTTGCTGAACAGCGCGGCTTGAAGCCGATGGCAAAATTCCTTTCATTCGCAGTAGGCGGCGTTCCACCAGAAGTGATGGGGATCGGACCGATTGTAGCTGTGCCTAAAGCATTGAAGCTTGCAGGTTTATCTATTGAAGATATCGATCTTTTTGAGCTCAATGAAGCATTTGCCTCTCAGTCGCTCGCAGTTATTCGCGAACTAGGACTTGATACAGATAAAGTGAACGTCAATGGTGGCGCGATTTCATCAGGTCATCCACTAGGCGCAACAGGAACTATTTTGACGTTGAAATTAATTAATGAATTGAAACGCCAAGGCAAAAAGTACGGTGTCGTCACGATGTGTATCGGTGGCGGAATGGGAGCAGCTGGAGTGTTCGAAGTTCTATAA
- a CDS encoding 3-hydroxyacyl-CoA dehydrogenase/enoyl-CoA hydratase family protein — protein MTYQIRKAAVLGSGVMGSGIAAHLANIGIPVLLLDIVPPKLGADDEAKGLTYDDPKFRNKFAATALEKLQKQKPAPLTTKKSLALLTPGNFEDHLDQLKDVDWIIEVVVENLDIKKSLYEKIENVRKPGTIISSNTSGISIEAMTEGRSEDFQKHFLGTHFFNPPRYLKLLEIIPTKTTSPEVVEFMTVFGEDRLGKGVVIAKDTPNFIGNRIGTYGLQVTLHEMLERGYTIGEIDSITGTLIGRPKSATFRTLDVVGLDTYMHVAKNVYDQTTGEEQKIFELPDVVTKMIDNGWIGAKAKQGFYVKEGRDILELDMKTLEYIPTQKMKAPSIEMAKQQKGLANKVKTLLYAKDRAGEILWNTLTPTMLYAAQLHGEIADDIVSIDNAMKWGFGWTQGPFEIWDAIGVKKSVDMLKEEGKEIPEFVQSLLDKGYETFYKEEDGDTYYFDGSDYQVVQVNEKAINLKQYKKKHGVIKKNSGASLIDLGDGVALLEFHSQSNAIGLDIIQMINFAVDEVEKNFKGLVIGNQGKNFCVGANLGMILMEAQDDNIFELDFVIRSFQNAMLKIKYSGKPVVVAPFQMTLGGGAEVCLPAAHIQASMETYMGLVEVGVGLIPGGGGNVNLYQKHLKGLPNGVPTDYQHIANKVFESIAMAKVSTSADEARENNFLDFADGISVNPDHQIYDAKQAALALFEAGYVAPKRAKVPVTGDSGYATLLLAAEGMYGSGFISEHDLKIAKKLAYVLAGGKIPYGTRVDEQYLLDLEREAFLSLVAEPKSQQRMQHMLVKGKPLRN, from the coding sequence GTGACTTATCAAATTAGAAAAGCAGCAGTTTTAGGATCTGGAGTTATGGGTTCTGGTATTGCAGCACACTTAGCGAATATTGGCATTCCCGTACTTTTATTGGATATCGTACCACCGAAATTAGGTGCAGACGACGAGGCCAAAGGATTAACGTATGACGATCCAAAGTTCCGTAATAAGTTTGCGGCTACAGCATTGGAGAAATTACAAAAACAAAAGCCGGCACCTCTGACAACGAAGAAAAGCTTAGCATTACTTACACCAGGAAATTTCGAGGACCATTTGGATCAATTGAAAGACGTAGATTGGATCATTGAAGTCGTCGTAGAAAACCTTGATATTAAAAAGAGTTTATATGAAAAGATTGAAAATGTGCGAAAGCCAGGCACCATCATTTCATCCAATACATCGGGTATTAGTATTGAAGCGATGACAGAAGGACGTTCGGAAGATTTCCAGAAACACTTCCTTGGCACACACTTCTTCAATCCTCCAAGATACTTGAAATTGCTTGAGATTATTCCTACAAAAACCACATCACCTGAAGTTGTCGAGTTCATGACAGTGTTCGGTGAGGATCGTTTAGGTAAGGGAGTCGTCATTGCGAAAGATACACCAAACTTTATCGGCAACCGAATCGGTACGTATGGTTTACAAGTGACATTGCATGAAATGCTAGAACGCGGTTATACAATCGGAGAAATCGATTCAATTACAGGTACATTGATCGGTCGTCCGAAATCCGCAACATTCCGTACATTGGATGTAGTGGGACTAGACACGTATATGCACGTTGCGAAAAACGTCTACGATCAAACGACAGGTGAAGAGCAAAAAATCTTCGAATTGCCAGACGTCGTTACGAAAATGATTGATAATGGCTGGATCGGTGCGAAGGCGAAACAAGGCTTCTACGTTAAAGAAGGCCGAGATATTCTTGAACTCGATATGAAGACATTAGAATATATTCCTACACAGAAAATGAAAGCGCCTTCAATCGAAATGGCAAAACAGCAAAAAGGACTAGCTAACAAAGTGAAAACATTGCTGTATGCAAAAGATCGTGCAGGCGAGATTTTGTGGAATACATTAACACCGACAATGCTATATGCTGCCCAACTTCATGGAGAAATTGCAGACGATATCGTTTCGATCGACAACGCAATGAAATGGGGCTTCGGCTGGACGCAAGGACCGTTTGAAATTTGGGACGCAATCGGCGTGAAGAAGTCTGTTGACATGCTAAAAGAAGAAGGTAAGGAAATTCCTGAATTCGTTCAGTCATTGCTCGATAAAGGCTATGAAACTTTCTATAAAGAAGAGGATGGCGACACGTACTACTTCGACGGCTCGGACTATCAGGTTGTGCAAGTAAATGAGAAAGCTATCAACTTGAAGCAGTATAAGAAAAAGCACGGCGTGATCAAGAAAAATTCTGGCGCAAGCTTGATCGATCTTGGCGATGGCGTAGCTCTACTAGAATTCCATTCACAATCAAATGCTATTGGTCTAGACATCATTCAGATGATCAACTTCGCGGTAGATGAAGTGGAGAAGAACTTCAAAGGGCTTGTGATCGGGAATCAGGGGAAAAACTTCTGTGTCGGCGCAAACCTAGGCATGATTTTAATGGAAGCGCAAGATGATAATATCTTTGAACTCGACTTTGTCATCCGTTCATTCCAGAATGCGATGTTGAAGATTAAATATAGTGGCAAGCCAGTTGTTGTGGCACCATTCCAGATGACGCTAGGTGGCGGGGCGGAAGTTTGTCTTCCAGCTGCACATATTCAGGCATCTATGGAAACGTATATGGGACTTGTTGAAGTAGGGGTAGGCTTGATTCCTGGAGGTGGCGGAAACGTCAACTTGTATCAGAAGCATCTGAAAGGTCTACCGAACGGTGTACCTACTGATTATCAACATATTGCGAATAAAGTATTCGAATCGATCGCGATGGCGAAAGTTTCAACATCGGCTGACGAAGCAAGAGAGAATAACTTCCTCGACTTTGCAGACGGCATAAGTGTCAATCCAGATCACCAGATTTATGATGCGAAGCAAGCGGCACTGGCTTTATTTGAAGCGGGCTACGTTGCACCAAAGCGAGCGAAAGTTCCCGTAACAGGCGATTCGGGCTATGCGACATTATTGTTAGCAGCTGAAGGCATGTACGGTTCTGGATTCATTAGCGAACATGATTTGAAAATTGCGAAGAAACTCGCGTACGTGCTAGCAGGCGGAAAAATTCCGTACGGTACACGTGTAGATGAGCAGTACTTACTTGATTTAGAACGCGAAGCATTTTTAAGTTTAGTAGCAGAACCGAAATCACAGCAGCGTATGCAGCATATGCTGGTCAAGGGTAAGCCGTTACGTAACTGA